A window of Sutcliffiella cohnii contains these coding sequences:
- a CDS encoding BsuPI-related putative proteinase inhibitor gives MFMRTWVKGLIVFVVISSILIGCGKVENSTGEQPKEEPKPSYSGEMVKEAAIKNGENGSIEVQYTLKNDSGVEVQYEISSGLTVDYIVFDEHGEMISQLSREVMSTMAIQTLTLKQGEVFEEAFSIGGLPDGKYTIQLFLTSAQQEELVEKEFSISNSMYQRMTGKLIEMNGDVVTVEIGEEPVPFQLTDLAKDQLMTMEEDGFIEFIYVETEYEEKTIERIIFIEYRTHVHLDKSVLEVEQELGKVVEQIKANPNVLEGLKPFEIFTLYMYVLAGEDFETLYHFYLPDSMDIPVEEYVKQNRDGNVEAHRSFMRQFNEVRDFTVITKDQQGRVEFSLEGEQTDLAFQLRMQENTWYVMPTPLQ, from the coding sequence ATGTTCATGCGTACATGGGTAAAGGGGTTAATCGTTTTTGTAGTTATTTCAAGTATTTTAATTGGTTGTGGAAAAGTAGAAAATTCAACGGGAGAACAGCCTAAAGAGGAACCAAAACCATCTTACAGTGGAGAAATGGTGAAAGAGGCTGCGATTAAAAATGGAGAAAACGGGTCAATAGAAGTTCAATACACATTAAAGAATGATAGCGGAGTAGAAGTGCAATACGAAATTTCAAGTGGTTTAACTGTTGATTATATTGTTTTCGATGAACATGGAGAAATGATTTCTCAATTATCTAGAGAAGTTATGTCAACAATGGCAATTCAAACATTAACATTAAAACAAGGTGAAGTGTTCGAGGAGGCATTTTCAATCGGCGGCTTACCAGATGGAAAGTATACGATTCAACTCTTTTTAACTTCTGCACAACAAGAGGAATTAGTGGAAAAGGAATTTTCCATTTCTAATTCTATGTATCAACGAATGACAGGAAAGTTAATAGAAATGAATGGGGATGTAGTAACGGTCGAAATTGGGGAAGAACCGGTTCCCTTTCAACTAACAGATTTAGCGAAAGATCAATTAATGACGATGGAAGAAGATGGCTTCATTGAGTTTATCTATGTTGAAACTGAGTATGAGGAAAAAACAATCGAAAGAATTATTTTTATTGAGTACCGAACGCACGTACATTTAGATAAATCAGTTTTGGAAGTAGAACAAGAGTTAGGAAAAGTAGTAGAACAAATAAAAGCTAATCCAAACGTATTGGAAGGATTAAAACCTTTTGAAATATTTACCTTATATATGTACGTATTAGCAGGAGAAGATTTCGAAACTCTATATCACTTTTATTTGCCGGATTCGATGGACATTCCTGTTGAAGAGTATGTAAAACAAAATCGTGATGGTAATGTCGAAGCACATCGTTCGTTTATGAGGCAATTTAATGAAGTTAGAGATTTTACTGTTATAACGAAAGATCAACAAGGAAGAGTTGAATTTTCATTGGAAGGTGAACAAACTGACTTAGCTTTTCAATTACGAATGCAAGAAAATACATGGTATGTCATGCCGACGCCACTACAATAA
- a CDS encoding ABC transporter ATP-binding protein has protein sequence MYVKIEDLLFQYRNAKTPTIQNFSLNIEKGEVVSILGDSGSGKSTILRLIAGLEIPQKGSISINGQKMIDDKHFTPPEKRGIGMVFQDYCLFPHMTVANNIKFGLKKLNRKQKQERLEEMLTLVNLQDFKDRYPYELSGGQQQRVALARALAPAPSLLIFDEPFSNLDRSLQEKIREELRVIIKQTGITSILVTHDEADAKALADRIVYVKEGKISRTVTSFTLHTNNKKVLTFS, from the coding sequence ATGTATGTCAAAATAGAAGATTTACTGTTTCAATATCGTAATGCTAAAACGCCAACTATTCAAAACTTTTCTTTAAATATAGAAAAAGGCGAAGTCGTTTCCATCTTAGGAGATAGTGGTAGCGGAAAAAGTACCATTTTACGATTAATTGCAGGCTTGGAAATACCTCAAAAAGGCAGTATTTCGATAAACGGACAAAAAATGATCGATGACAAACATTTCACGCCTCCAGAAAAACGTGGAATTGGAATGGTTTTTCAGGACTATTGCTTATTTCCACATATGACAGTAGCCAATAATATTAAATTTGGTTTAAAAAAATTAAATAGAAAACAAAAGCAAGAAAGATTAGAAGAAATGTTAACACTCGTTAACTTACAAGATTTTAAAGATCGCTATCCTTATGAGCTTAGCGGAGGGCAACAGCAGCGTGTTGCGCTAGCTCGTGCTTTAGCTCCAGCTCCGTCCTTATTAATCTTTGATGAGCCATTTAGTAATTTAGATAGGAGTCTTCAAGAGAAAATTAGGGAAGAGCTTCGTGTTATTATTAAACAGACTGGAATTACTTCTATTTTAGTAACGCATGATGAAGCAGATGCGAAAGCTTTAGCCGATCGAATCGTATACGTGAAGGAAGGGAAAATTTCAAGAACTGTTACAAGTTTTACCCTTCACACAAATAATAAAAAAGTATTAACTTTTAGCTAA
- a CDS encoding ABC transporter permease — translation MNIWTILSLFFISIILIPNLLIGIQFFTEPNENWEHIKHYLLQDYIYNTTVILLFTAIATTIIGTTLAWFVTIYDFPLKRFFKWGLILPLAIPPYIGAYAYHGILNYTGVIQTTLRNSFDIQVNQAYFNIMSIQGAVFIFTLFLYPYVYTITKTFFQNQSASLIENATLLGSGSTSTFFRVALPLSQAAIIGSVTLVILEVLNDYGVVSYFGIQTFSTAIFRTWYGMKDLDSALKLAGLLMFIVIIVLMLEKVLRGRKKYSYASTKVRPVQPKRLKGWKAWAITGYCSFIFGIAFIIPLAQLIQWGLMTYETIWSPQFLTLAKNSIFVAGVASLIIVVIALIIANYTRLHDSIFVKIISRVTTLGYSIPGAAIAIAIITIFITLDSVLLNIYSTLQIDSQFILRTSLVMLVSAYIIRFLAIGFNSIETGYEKIGNSFTEASRLLGSSTIRTFFKVDLPLMKSAIFSGFILVFVDILKELPLTLFLQPFNFATLATQAYKYANDERVQEASIASLFIILISGISIFIFHRLLEKEAK, via the coding sequence ATGAACATATGGACAATTTTAAGCCTTTTCTTTATTTCTATCATTCTCATACCGAATCTATTAATAGGCATACAGTTTTTCACAGAACCTAATGAAAACTGGGAACATATTAAACATTACTTACTACAAGATTATATATATAATACAACGGTTATCCTTCTATTTACTGCAATAGCAACTACGATTATCGGTACAACGCTAGCTTGGTTCGTGACGATATATGACTTTCCATTAAAAAGATTTTTTAAATGGGGATTAATTTTACCGTTAGCGATTCCACCTTATATTGGTGCTTACGCATACCACGGCATATTAAATTACACAGGTGTTATTCAAACAACGTTACGTAACTCCTTTGATATTCAAGTAAACCAAGCATATTTCAATATCATGTCCATTCAAGGGGCAGTCTTCATATTTACACTATTTTTATATCCTTACGTGTATACCATTACGAAAACATTTTTCCAAAATCAGTCTGCTTCCTTAATTGAAAATGCAACGCTATTAGGAAGTGGTTCTACTAGCACGTTCTTTCGAGTTGCCTTACCTCTATCACAAGCTGCCATTATAGGAAGTGTGACACTAGTAATACTAGAGGTGTTAAATGATTATGGAGTAGTTAGTTATTTTGGAATACAAACGTTTAGTACGGCAATATTCCGTACTTGGTATGGTATGAAAGATTTAGATTCTGCTTTAAAACTAGCAGGTTTACTAATGTTCATCGTTATTATCGTTTTAATGCTAGAGAAAGTATTACGCGGAAGGAAAAAGTATAGTTATGCCTCTACGAAAGTTCGACCTGTTCAACCTAAAAGATTAAAAGGCTGGAAGGCATGGGCGATTACGGGGTACTGTTCTTTTATATTTGGTATCGCGTTTATTATCCCATTAGCGCAATTAATACAATGGGGTCTTATGACATATGAAACCATTTGGAGTCCGCAGTTTTTAACATTAGCGAAAAACTCCATATTTGTAGCAGGGGTTGCTTCCCTAATTATCGTGGTTATCGCATTAATTATCGCAAATTATACGAGATTGCATGATAGCATATTTGTAAAAATAATTTCTCGCGTTACTACATTAGGTTATTCTATTCCTGGAGCAGCCATTGCCATTGCCATTATTACGATATTTATAACGCTCGATAGTGTATTACTAAACATATATAGTACGCTTCAAATTGATTCTCAATTTATTTTACGAACAAGTTTAGTAATGTTAGTTTCAGCCTATATTATTCGCTTTTTAGCAATCGGTTTTAACTCTATTGAGACTGGTTATGAAAAGATAGGGAATAGTTTTACGGAAGCATCTCGTTTATTAGGGTCATCGACCATTCGGACGTTTTTTAAAGTAGATTTACCCCTAATGAAAAGTGCGATCTTTAGTGGTTTTATTCTAGTTTTCGTGGATATATTAAAAGAGTTACCGCTTACGCTTTTTCTACAACCTTTTAACTTTGCTACATTAGCAACACAAGCATATAAATATGCGAATGATGAAAGAGTACAAGAAGCTTCGATTGCTTCATTGTTTATTATATTAATTAGTGGAATATCAATCTTTATCTTTCACCGTTTATTGGAAAAGGAGGCTAAATAA
- a CDS encoding Fe(3+) ABC transporter substrate-binding protein: protein MSKRIISLSLVFLLTVATLLGCATNNNGGTNQAGSNEEQPNEEQSSGVVNLYTSRHYETDQELYKVFEEQTGIKVNVVEGKGDELMERLNIEGEATEADVFITADAGNLHAAKESGLLQAIESDVISNNIPDKLRDDENHWFGITKRARVIVYAKDRVDPAELSTYEALTESDWNKRLVVRSSDNMYNISLLASFIDIMGEEAATEWAQGIVNNMARDPQGGDRDQAKAVVAGEADVAIMNTYYIGGMLNSEDAEEVKVAENVGIFFPNQDTTGTHINVSAAGVTKHAKNKDNAIKFIEFLSSEEAQEKFASANFEYPANPNVEPAELLKSWGDFKEQDIDLSVLGQNQQQAIRIFNQVGWK, encoded by the coding sequence ATGTCAAAAAGAATAATTTCATTAAGTTTAGTGTTTTTGTTAACGGTTGCAACATTACTTGGTTGCGCAACGAACAATAATGGTGGAACAAACCAAGCAGGAAGTAACGAGGAGCAACCTAATGAAGAACAAAGTAGTGGAGTGGTAAATTTATATACAAGCAGACACTACGAGACAGACCAAGAGCTGTATAAAGTGTTTGAAGAACAAACAGGTATTAAAGTAAATGTAGTAGAAGGTAAAGGCGACGAATTAATGGAGCGCCTAAACATTGAAGGAGAAGCGACAGAAGCAGACGTTTTTATTACTGCAGACGCTGGTAACTTACATGCTGCAAAAGAAAGCGGATTACTTCAAGCAATCGAAAGTGATGTTATCTCTAACAATATTCCTGATAAACTAAGAGACGATGAGAATCATTGGTTTGGTATTACGAAAAGAGCACGTGTGATCGTTTATGCGAAAGACCGTGTTGATCCAGCGGAACTATCAACTTACGAAGCATTAACAGAATCAGATTGGAATAAACGTCTAGTTGTTCGCTCTTCGGATAACATGTATAACATTTCTTTACTAGCATCTTTTATTGACATTATGGGTGAAGAGGCAGCAACGGAATGGGCACAAGGAATTGTAAACAACATGGCTAGAGATCCACAAGGTGGAGATCGCGACCAAGCAAAAGCAGTCGTTGCAGGTGAAGCAGATGTAGCGATTATGAATACGTACTATATCGGTGGAATGCTAAACTCAGAAGATGCAGAAGAAGTAAAAGTAGCAGAAAATGTAGGGATCTTCTTCCCGAACCAAGATACAACTGGAACACATATTAACGTAAGTGCTGCTGGTGTAACAAAGCATGCTAAAAACAAGGATAACGCTATTAAATTTATTGAGTTTTTATCAAGTGAAGAAGCACAAGAAAAATTCGCTTCGGCTAACTTTGAATACCCAGCTAACCCTAATGTAGAACCAGCAGAACTATTAAAATCTTGGGGCGATTTCAAAGAACAAGACATCGACCTATCAGTACTAGGCCAAAACCAACAACAAGCCATCCGAATCTTCAACCAAGTCGGTTGGAAATAA
- a CDS encoding aspartate/glutamate racemase family protein, which translates to MKGKRLGIIGGMGPKATSVFFDKLIENTVANSDQEHIDIVIMNHATLPDRTTVILEERGEDFLREIKRDFEMLEKAEVSNIAIPCNTSHFFYEEMQGMTTIPIIHMVQETVKEIYEKFGEGSKIGLLATNGTVNSGIYEKECQKYNLNLYTPNKPLQDEVMNIIYNIKADIGSDQDRFEAIVHQLIKEENCRCVILACTELSIIPLRKETSCHTVDAMAVLIEKAIERSGKEVKRKELSNIFV; encoded by the coding sequence ATGAAAGGGAAACGTTTAGGCATTATTGGCGGAATGGGGCCGAAAGCAACAAGTGTATTTTTCGATAAACTAATAGAAAATACAGTTGCCAATAGTGATCAAGAGCACATAGATATTGTTATTATGAATCATGCTACTTTACCAGATCGAACAACGGTTATTTTGGAAGAGCGAGGCGAAGACTTTTTACGAGAGATAAAAAGAGATTTTGAAATGCTTGAAAAGGCAGAAGTGTCCAATATTGCGATTCCGTGTAACACATCACACTTCTTTTATGAAGAGATGCAAGGAATGACAACCATTCCTATCATCCATATGGTACAAGAAACAGTAAAAGAAATTTATGAAAAATTTGGTGAAGGAAGTAAAATTGGATTACTAGCTACAAACGGCACTGTAAATAGCGGCATTTACGAAAAAGAGTGTCAAAAATATAATCTCAATTTGTATACGCCGAATAAACCGTTACAAGATGAAGTAATGAACATTATATATAATATAAAAGCAGACATCGGTTCCGACCAAGATCGCTTTGAAGCAATTGTTCATCAGTTAATAAAAGAGGAAAATTGTCGCTGTGTTATTTTAGCATGTACGGAACTATCAATTATTCCATTAAGGAAGGAAACGTCCTGTCATACAGTAGATGCGATGGCTGTCCTTATAGAAAAAGCGATTGAGCGTTCTGGGAAAGAAGTAAAAAGAAAAGAACTATCTAATATATTTGTCTAA
- a CDS encoding C39 family peptidase, with the protein MKKPVFLSLLLIIVNVALLMVNNAFAATPVVSVPLDEEEKAELKNGVSIPVETILQNPELPNGCEITSLTAVLQFCGYSISKTEMADDYLTKVPFFWKDGKLIGGNPYEAYAGDPRRKDGFFSYAPPIVDAARTYIADVGGKETVKDLSGSTPGEIMEYLQQGNPVVIWVTLDLSPPKVTYSWHFESTEEKFQAPVNLHAVVLNGYENGMVHVMDPLKGQVTHDAIDFFNSYIELGSHALVVIR; encoded by the coding sequence ATGAAAAAACCAGTTTTTTTAAGCTTACTATTAATTATTGTTAATGTTGCGCTTTTAATGGTGAATAATGCATTTGCTGCCACTCCTGTTGTTTCCGTACCTCTTGATGAAGAAGAAAAGGCAGAGCTGAAAAATGGTGTATCTATTCCGGTAGAAACGATTTTGCAAAATCCGGAACTGCCGAATGGTTGCGAAATTACGTCTTTAACAGCCGTTTTACAATTTTGTGGATACTCTATAAGTAAAACAGAAATGGCAGACGACTACTTAACAAAAGTGCCATTTTTCTGGAAGGATGGAAAGCTAATCGGAGGAAATCCGTATGAGGCTTATGCTGGTGATCCGAGACGTAAGGACGGTTTTTTCAGTTATGCTCCTCCAATTGTAGATGCAGCCCGAACGTATATAGCCGATGTTGGCGGTAAAGAAACTGTAAAAGATTTAAGCGGAAGTACACCAGGCGAAATCATGGAATATTTACAACAAGGTAATCCCGTCGTGATATGGGTAACTTTAGATTTGAGTCCACCGAAAGTTACGTACTCATGGCATTTTGAATCAACGGAAGAAAAGTTTCAAGCGCCTGTCAATTTGCATGCCGTTGTATTAAATGGCTACGAAAATGGAATGGTGCACGTAATGGATCCACTAAAAGGACAAGTAACCCACGATGCCATTGATTTCTTTAACAGTTATATAGAACTAGGTAGTCATGCCTTAGTGGTGATACGATAG
- the asnB gene encoding asparagine synthase (glutamine-hydrolyzing) produces MCGFVGFASNANAEEKKNLVETMMDTITHRGPDSGGVFTDDKVALGFRRLSIIDLTEEADQPMYNEDNSCVLIFNGEIYNFQELREDLVEKGHQFVSHTDSEVLIHGYEEYGVNLVEKLRGMFAFAIYDKKEESLFIARDHFGIKPLYYTQNTTDNSFIFGSEIKSFLKHPGFIKELNKDALKPYLTFQYSVLDETFFKGVFKLKPGHYMLYKKGSIQINRYWDPMFDESENSFEHYVNEIKKTVEESVKYHKISDVKVGSFLSGGIDSSYITSLLKPNKTFSVGFEDHEGIFNETNLAKELSDILNIENHKRIIDADDCFDMLPTIQYHMDEPQSNPSSVPLYFLAQLASEHVTVVLSGEGADELFGGYIWYQTSPNQEKYQKSVPYAIRRPLSLLARKLPHNRITEFLDKGGQKVEERFIGQAKVFAEDDALKVLKNDYKNGPSVQSITEKVYEKVKNKDDVTKMQYLDMNLWLPGDILLKADKMSSAHSIELRVPFLDKVVMSLAAQVPAQYKINSKQTKIALRQAAEEVIPSEWANRTKVGFPVPIRFWLREEKYYNKVKEMFESDMAAEFFETRELVQFLDDHYNGKENYARYIWTVYVFLVWYKKFFKDC; encoded by the coding sequence ATGTGTGGTTTTGTAGGTTTTGCAAGTAATGCAAATGCGGAAGAAAAGAAAAATTTAGTAGAAACAATGATGGATACAATTACACACCGCGGTCCTGATAGCGGTGGAGTATTTACAGACGATAAAGTGGCCTTAGGTTTTCGTCGCTTAAGTATTATTGACTTAACTGAAGAAGCAGACCAGCCAATGTACAATGAAGATAACAGCTGTGTGCTTATTTTTAATGGGGAAATTTACAATTTCCAAGAACTTCGTGAAGATTTAGTAGAAAAAGGACACCAATTTGTTAGTCATACAGATAGTGAAGTTTTAATTCATGGTTATGAGGAATATGGAGTAAATCTAGTAGAAAAGCTAAGAGGTATGTTCGCTTTTGCTATTTACGATAAAAAAGAAGAATCATTATTTATCGCAAGAGATCATTTCGGTATAAAACCTTTATACTATACACAAAATACTACAGATAATTCCTTTATTTTTGGGTCTGAAATAAAATCGTTTTTAAAACACCCTGGATTTATTAAAGAATTAAACAAAGATGCGCTAAAACCTTATTTAACGTTCCAATACTCTGTGTTGGATGAAACGTTCTTTAAAGGTGTATTCAAGTTAAAACCAGGGCATTATATGTTATATAAAAAAGGGTCTATTCAAATTAATCGTTATTGGGACCCAATGTTTGATGAAAGTGAAAATAGCTTTGAACATTACGTAAATGAAATTAAAAAAACAGTCGAAGAGTCTGTTAAATATCATAAAATAAGTGATGTAAAAGTTGGTTCATTCCTTTCTGGTGGTATCGACTCTAGTTATATTACGTCACTTTTAAAACCGAACAAAACATTTTCTGTCGGTTTCGAAGATCACGAAGGTATATTCAATGAAACAAATTTAGCGAAAGAGCTATCAGATATTTTAAACATAGAAAATCATAAGCGCATTATTGATGCCGATGATTGTTTTGATATGCTACCAACAATTCAATATCATATGGACGAGCCTCAATCAAATCCGTCTTCTGTTCCGTTATACTTTTTAGCACAGCTTGCTAGTGAGCATGTAACAGTAGTTTTATCAGGAGAAGGAGCAGATGAACTATTCGGCGGCTACATTTGGTATCAAACGTCACCAAATCAAGAAAAATATCAAAAGTCAGTACCGTATGCAATTCGTCGTCCGCTATCGTTATTAGCACGAAAACTACCACATAACAGAATTACAGAGTTTTTAGATAAAGGTGGTCAAAAGGTAGAAGAACGCTTCATTGGACAAGCGAAAGTTTTTGCAGAAGATGATGCGTTAAAAGTATTAAAGAATGATTACAAAAATGGGCCATCTGTACAAAGCATTACAGAAAAGGTTTATGAGAAAGTTAAAAATAAAGACGACGTAACGAAAATGCAGTATTTAGATATGAATTTATGGTTACCAGGAGACATTTTACTAAAAGCTGATAAAATGAGTTCTGCTCATTCTATTGAGTTACGTGTTCCATTTTTAGATAAAGTTGTAATGTCACTTGCTGCACAAGTTCCAGCACAGTATAAAATAAATAGTAAACAAACAAAAATAGCATTACGTCAAGCAGCAGAAGAAGTCATTCCTTCAGAATGGGCAAACCGTACAAAAGTCGGCTTCCCAGTTCCTATTCGCTTCTGGCTACGTGAAGAGAAATATTATAACAAAGTAAAAGAAATGTTCGAATCAGACATGGCTGCGGAATTTTTTGAAACGAGAGAACTAGTACAGTTTTTAGATGATCATTATAACGGGAAAGAAAACTATGCTCGTTATATATGGACAGTTTACGTATTTTTAGTATGGTATAAAAAGTTTTTTAAAGACTGTTAA
- a CDS encoding Mur ligase family protein has protein sequence MVNLQQLLQAISVVETYKEENISITGLSYHSQKVESGHLFVCIKGYKTDGHKYLADAVKNGAIAAVVEDFQEGIDIPQYRVENSRIALAQLGNAYFNEPSKKLKMIGITATNGKTTTSYMTNAMLETEGYKTGLIGTVTVKIDDYSFPAELTTPESLDLQNYLHQMVERGVTHVSMEVSSAAMETNRVETVEYDIVTLNNISREHIDSHGSFEQYWNVKSSLITNASENSVAVLNLDDEYSASLINRTNASVVTFGVRNEEGHIRCKNLDLSTGRGKFTYEIVKEFKSKSAHLTPCSFEVELAVPGLHSVYNSMVAITVALLNNVSIASIQETLQTFTGVERRFEFIFEEDIKIVDDHFANPGNINITLKTLQYMDFQNLHLVYAIRGERGPTVNRENAEAIVEWASKLNISEIIATKSVSHVTLKDRVTDEEVKAFMDVMEKAGIEVKLYDELPDAITEAITNVVENDLILLAGAQGMDLGGEIALEIIHKRTSKAPKTVGHLQ, from the coding sequence GTGGTAAATTTACAACAATTATTACAAGCGATTAGCGTGGTAGAAACATATAAAGAAGAAAACATATCGATAACAGGATTATCGTATCATTCGCAAAAGGTCGAAAGCGGTCATCTATTTGTATGTATCAAGGGATATAAAACGGACGGTCATAAATATTTAGCTGATGCTGTTAAAAATGGAGCTATCGCTGCGGTAGTAGAAGACTTCCAAGAAGGAATAGACATTCCTCAATATCGTGTGGAAAACAGTAGAATTGCGCTTGCTCAATTAGGGAATGCCTATTTTAACGAACCTTCCAAAAAATTAAAAATGATAGGGATTACTGCAACAAACGGTAAAACAACAACGTCTTATATGACAAATGCGATGCTCGAAACAGAAGGATACAAGACAGGCCTAATTGGTACTGTTACAGTCAAAATTGATGACTATTCTTTCCCGGCAGAACTAACAACGCCAGAATCTTTAGACTTACAAAATTACTTGCACCAAATGGTAGAGCGAGGCGTAACGCATGTAAGTATGGAAGTTTCATCAGCAGCAATGGAAACAAACCGAGTGGAAACGGTAGAGTATGATATTGTTACGCTAAATAACATTAGCCGTGAACATATCGATTCTCACGGGTCTTTTGAACAATATTGGAATGTGAAATCAAGCTTAATAACGAATGCTTCTGAAAACAGTGTTGCAGTCTTAAATTTAGATGATGAATATTCCGCTTCTTTAATTAATCGAACAAATGCTAGTGTCGTTACGTTCGGTGTTAGAAACGAAGAAGGGCATATTCGTTGTAAAAACTTAGACCTTTCTACTGGTAGAGGTAAATTCACTTACGAAATAGTGAAAGAATTCAAATCGAAATCCGCTCACTTAACACCTTGCTCATTTGAAGTGGAATTAGCGGTACCTGGATTGCACTCTGTATATAATTCTATGGTTGCCATTACTGTAGCTCTATTAAATAATGTATCGATTGCATCTATTCAAGAAACTCTTCAAACGTTTACTGGCGTAGAACGACGTTTTGAATTTATTTTTGAAGAGGATATTAAGATAGTAGATGACCATTTTGCTAACCCTGGAAATATTAATATTACGCTAAAGACACTTCAGTATATGGATTTCCAAAATCTCCATCTTGTCTATGCGATTCGTGGTGAAAGAGGCCCAACGGTTAATAGAGAAAATGCAGAAGCAATTGTAGAATGGGCATCTAAACTAAATATTAGTGAAATTATTGCAACGAAAAGTGTTTCACATGTAACATTAAAAGATCGTGTGACAGATGAAGAAGTAAAAGCATTTATGGACGTAATGGAGAAGGCAGGTATTGAAGTTAAACTTTACGACGAACTTCCAGACGCCATTACAGAAGCTATTACAAATGTTGTAGAAAATGACTTAATATTACTAGCAGGTGCACAAGGCATGGACCTTGGTGGAGAAATAGCATTAGAAATTATTCATAAACGTACTTCAAAAGCACCAAAAACAGTCGGTCATTTGCAATGA